A region of Amblyraja radiata isolate CabotCenter1 chromosome 22, sAmbRad1.1.pri, whole genome shotgun sequence DNA encodes the following proteins:
- the ccz1 gene encoding vacuolar fusion protein CCZ1 homolog isoform X2 gives MVMVVSNPMIERVSKDGTRVPEYQEDELLDTVYGAVIQQCYSMYKLFNGTFVKSIEAGGIEHLQQRIQKFFYRYLQTLHLHSCDLLDVFGGISFFPLDKMTYLKIQSFVNRMEESLELVKYTAFLYNDQLIWSGLEQDDMQILYKYLTTSLFPRHLEPELIGCDSPGRGGITGSLHHYGRFLTGPYNINDPELAVRFPRIFVNTDSTYEELHLIVYKAMSAVVCFLIDAAVDLTREFCQRLDDLVGPQLTLLASDICEQFNANKRLSAPEKEPHFKYIYFNHMNLAEKTTIHMRKTASMSLTSVHPDLMKILGDINSDFSRADEDEEVIAKAMTDYWVVGKKSDQRELYVILCQKNANLIEVNEEVKKLCATQFNNIFFLD, from the exons ATGGTTATG GTGGTGTCAAATCCTATGATCGAAAGGGTGAGCAAGGACGGCACTCGGGTACCGGAGTACCAGGAGGATGAATTACTG GACACAGTCTACGGGGCCGTAATCCAGCAGTGCTACTCCATGTACAAG CTCTTCAACGGCACCTTTGTAAAGTCGATAGAGGCTGGCGGCATCGAACATCTGCAACAGAGGATCCAGAAGTTTTTCTACAGG TACTTGCAAACATTGCACCTGCACTCCTGTGACCTGTTGGATGTGTTCGGGGGAATCAGTTTCTTCCCCTTGGATAAGATGACCTACCTGAAAATCCAGTCGTTTGTCAACAGAATGGAGGAAAGCTTGGAACTGGTCAAATACACCGCGTTCCTGTACAACGATCAACTCATCTG GAGCGGGCTGGAGCAGGATGACATGCAGATCTTGTACAAGTATCTCACGACGTCGCTCTTCCCACGGCACCTGGAGCCTGAG CTGATCGGCTGTGATTCCCCAGGGAGAGGAGGCATAACTGGGAGCCTTCACCACTACGGCAG GTTTCTCACCGGCCCATACAATATCAACGATCCAGAACTCGCTGTGCGGTTTCCAAGGATCTTTGTGAACACTGACAGCACCTATGAAGAATTACACTTAATAGTCTACAAG GCTATGAGTGCAGTGGTGTGTTTCCTGATTGATG CCGCAGTGGATCTGACACGAGAGTTCTGCCAGCGACTGGATGACCTGGTTGGTCCTCAGCTCACACTCCTGGCTTCCGACATCTGCGAGCAGTTCAACGCAAACAAGCGCCTCTCTGC GCCTGAAAAGGAACctcactttaaatatatttatttcaacCACATGAACCTGGCGGAGAAGACAACCATCCACATGCGCAAAACGGCCAGCATGTCTCTGACCTCCGTCCATCCCGATCTCATGAAGATCCTGGGGGATATCAACAGCGATTTCTCAAG AGCCGACGAGGATGAAGAGGTCATTGCCAAGGCCATGACGGATTATTGGGTTGTCGGCAAAAAGTCCGACCAACGCGAGCTGTATGTCATTCTGTGTCAGAAGAACGCAAATCTAATCGAGGTTAACG
- the ccz1 gene encoding vacuolar fusion protein CCZ1 homolog isoform X1 — protein sequence MLMTSPRMTTAQEKQFPPSLLSFFIYNPQLGPKEGEEEKKILFYHPCEVDKNEKIRNVGLCEAIVQFTRTFCPNKPAKSLHTQKNRQFFYEAEGNFWMVMVVSNPMIERVSKDGTRVPEYQEDELLDTVYGAVIQQCYSMYKLFNGTFVKSIEAGGIEHLQQRIQKFFYRYLQTLHLHSCDLLDVFGGISFFPLDKMTYLKIQSFVNRMEESLELVKYTAFLYNDQLIWSGLEQDDMQILYKYLTTSLFPRHLEPELIGCDSPGRGGITGSLHHYGRFLTGPYNINDPELAVRFPRIFVNTDSTYEELHLIVYKAMSAVVCFLIDAAVDLTREFCQRLDDLVGPQLTLLASDICEQFNANKRLSAPEKEPHFKYIYFNHMNLAEKTTIHMRKTASMSLTSVHPDLMKILGDINSDFSRADEDEEVIAKAMTDYWVVGKKSDQRELYVILCQKNANLIEVNEEVKKLCATQFNNIFFLD from the exons CCCCAGAATGACAACAGCACAAGAGAAGCAGTTTCCTCCCTCGCTGTTGAGCTTTTTCATTTATAACCCACAGCTCGGACCAAAGGAAGGTGAG GAGGAGAAAAAGATCCTGTTTTATCATCCCTGTGAGGTTGATAAAAACGAAAAGATTAGGAATGTTGGACTGTGTGAAGCAATTGTGCAGTTTACAAG GACCTTTTGCCCCAACAAGCCCGCAAAGTCCCTGCACACGCAGAAGAACAGGCAGTTCTTTTACGAAGCAGAGGGGAATTTCTGGATGGTTATG GTGGTGTCAAATCCTATGATCGAAAGGGTGAGCAAGGACGGCACTCGGGTACCGGAGTACCAGGAGGATGAATTACTG GACACAGTCTACGGGGCCGTAATCCAGCAGTGCTACTCCATGTACAAG CTCTTCAACGGCACCTTTGTAAAGTCGATAGAGGCTGGCGGCATCGAACATCTGCAACAGAGGATCCAGAAGTTTTTCTACAGG TACTTGCAAACATTGCACCTGCACTCCTGTGACCTGTTGGATGTGTTCGGGGGAATCAGTTTCTTCCCCTTGGATAAGATGACCTACCTGAAAATCCAGTCGTTTGTCAACAGAATGGAGGAAAGCTTGGAACTGGTCAAATACACCGCGTTCCTGTACAACGATCAACTCATCTG GAGCGGGCTGGAGCAGGATGACATGCAGATCTTGTACAAGTATCTCACGACGTCGCTCTTCCCACGGCACCTGGAGCCTGAG CTGATCGGCTGTGATTCCCCAGGGAGAGGAGGCATAACTGGGAGCCTTCACCACTACGGCAG GTTTCTCACCGGCCCATACAATATCAACGATCCAGAACTCGCTGTGCGGTTTCCAAGGATCTTTGTGAACACTGACAGCACCTATGAAGAATTACACTTAATAGTCTACAAG GCTATGAGTGCAGTGGTGTGTTTCCTGATTGATG CCGCAGTGGATCTGACACGAGAGTTCTGCCAGCGACTGGATGACCTGGTTGGTCCTCAGCTCACACTCCTGGCTTCCGACATCTGCGAGCAGTTCAACGCAAACAAGCGCCTCTCTGC GCCTGAAAAGGAACctcactttaaatatatttatttcaacCACATGAACCTGGCGGAGAAGACAACCATCCACATGCGCAAAACGGCCAGCATGTCTCTGACCTCCGTCCATCCCGATCTCATGAAGATCCTGGGGGATATCAACAGCGATTTCTCAAG AGCCGACGAGGATGAAGAGGTCATTGCCAAGGCCATGACGGATTATTGGGTTGTCGGCAAAAAGTCCGACCAACGCGAGCTGTATGTCATTCTGTGTCAGAAGAACGCAAATCTAATCGAGGTTAACG